A stretch of the Hippoglossus hippoglossus isolate fHipHip1 chromosome 1, fHipHip1.pri, whole genome shotgun sequence genome encodes the following:
- the ncapg gene encoding condensin complex subunit 3 isoform X1 — MTADNEMEIKEAFQRAQKGHNNKAKLVASLKSRYNKLEDKTLFHEEFVHYLKYAMIVYKREPTVENVIEFVARFATSFQSPPKTEEEQQQQQEDEEEDEEDEEDHPFLSFIFNFLLESHKASSHAVRFRVCQLINKLLGSMAENAQIDDDLFDHIHQAMLIRVTDKFPNVRIQAALAMTRLQQPKDPECPTINAYLLILDNDSNAEVRRAVLSCIAMSPQTLPKILKRTRDIKENVRKLAYQVLAEKVHIKALTIAQRVILLQQGLHDSSEAVREVVCDRLLPAWLLRLDGNVIDLLHKLDVENCAKTALDTLKAIFNGKPTEELLQDRVQLDNRKLIPVDSLTCENVLYWRALCEFINAKGDEGDEILEQVLADAATYADYLHGYLRVVPVLSEEQRADFNHLELVMTKEFVAQQLIHLIGCLDTNEEGGRKRVLAVLQEMLAHPQTPSSLVSLLTEKLLTLMSDDHRRIQTVAEIISDVREPIMEASQPVDKNASRRQQVQLAEVKVRIMEAKQTLEDCITAQEFSRAAELKDSITELENNRNQILQEIAEINQPADKEIRSEKNDPETLLRCLTMCAELLKQMTIKTPIGPTISALMSSLVLPSIANAHPAVRNMAVVCLGTCTLHSKELAKAHMVLLLQIAQLDEVKIRISALRAIIDLLLLFGFQLLSEAAATQTALPWQSPDRQEEDAPAVAEDKAEDTAQSILVMLSEFLDSEVSDLRTETAEGLAKLMYTGRISSAKMLSRLVLLWYNPVTEDDTRLRHCLGVFFQLYARESRLHQEVVEESFLPTVRTLMNAPATSPLAEVDINNVVELLVELTRPSALIKPSTNTEEVCVHDYLAVRMCGEMLKDPTAPEVRLYAKTLSNLELSRDETVRKDLQTLLQQLVQVVKDRVCLRALEKMLNQLVDSREQAELLIASALQPVDVNADEAATEDPSKSAKRGKRGNAGQRKVCTAKGGRKTSRRAESSEESDGENVPESVSLMRPSRRAKTAALEKTKLDLNTLINQEANVS; from the exons ATGACGGCAGACAATGAAATGGAGATTAAAGAGGCGTTTCAACGCGCTCAGAAAGGCCACAACAACAAGGCCAAGCTGGTGGCCAGTCTGAAGAGCCGGTACAACAAG CTTGAGGATAAGACCCTGTTCCATGAGGAGTTTGTCCACTACTTGAAGTATGCCATGATCGTTTACAAGCGTGAACCTACAGTTGAAAATGTCATAGAGTTTGTCGCAAGGTTCGCCACAAGTTTCCAGTCTCCACctaaaacagaggaggagcagcagcagcagcaggaggatgaggaggaagatgaagaagatgaggaggatcATCCATTTCTGAGTTTCATCTTCAACTTCCTGTTAGAG TCTCATAAAGCCAGCAGCCATGCTGTGCGTTTCCGCGTGTGCCAGCTGATCAACAAGTTGCTGGGCAGTATGGCAGAGAATGCCCAGATTGACGATGACCTCTTCGATCACATCCACCAAGCAATGCTGATCCGCGTCACCGACAAGTTCCCCAACGTGAGGATTCAGGCTGCTTTGGCCATGACGCGTCTGCAGCAGCCAAAAGATCCTGAATGCCCCACCATcaatg CATATCTGTTGATTCTGGACAATGATAGTAACGCTGAAGTACGACGTGCTGTCCTGTCCTGCATTGCGATGTCCCCACAGACCCTCCCCAAAATACTCAAACGTACCCGGGACATCAAAGAGAACGTCCGCAAGCTAGCCTACCAG GTTCTAGCTGAAAAGGTTCACATCAAAGCTTTGACCATCGCACAGAGAGTTATTCTTCTGCAGCAGGGTCTCCATGACTCCTCAG AAGCGGTGAGGGAAGTGGTTTGTGATCGTCTACTGCCGGCCTGGCTGCTTCGGCTCGATGGTAACGTCATCGACCTCCTGCACAAGCTGGATGTGGAGAACTGCGCCAAAACAGCTCTGGACACACTGAAAGCCATCTTCAATGGCAAACCTACTGAGGAACTGCTTCAGGACCGAGTACAGCTCGACAACAG gaAGCTGATCCCAGTGGACTCTCTGACCTGTGAGAATGTGCTCTACTGGAGAGCTCTGTGTGAATTCATCAATGCCAAAGGAGATGAAGGTGATGAAATACTGGAGCAAGTGTTAGCAGACGCTGCCACTTACGCCGACTACCTCCATGG ATATCTGAGGGTGGTGCCCGTGCTGTCGGAGGAGCAGAGGGCCGACTTCAATCACCTGGAGCTGGTCATGACCAAAGAGTTCGTCGCTCAGCAGCTCATCCATCTCATCGGGTGTCTGGACACAAACGAGGAGGGCGGCAG GAAGCGTGTGTTGGCTGTTCTGCAGGAGATGTTGGCTCATCCACAGACCCCCTCCTCTCTGGTCTCCCTACTCACTGAGAAACTCCTCACCCTCATGTCTGATGACCACAGACGCATACAAACT GTGGCAGAAATCATCTCTGATGTGAGGGAGCCCATCATGGAGGCCAGTCAACCAGTGGATAAGAATGCGAGCCGCCGGCAGCAGGTCCAG CTGGCAGAGGTGAAGGTGCGTATCATGGAGGCCAAACAAACCCTGGAGGACTGTATCACTGCCCAGGAGTTCAGCCGCGCTGCAGAGCTGAAAGACTCCATCACAGAGCTGGAGAACAACAGGAACCAGATCCTCCAGGAAATCGCAGAGATCAACCAGCCGGCTGACAAAGAGATCCGCTCTGAGAAG aaTGATCCAGAGACTCTTCTGAGATGTTTAACGATGTGTGCTGAGCTGCTGAAGCAGATGACCATCAAGACTCCGATTGGTCCAACCATAAGTGCCTTAATGTCCTCACTG GTCCTGCCCAGTATAGCAAATGCTCACCCTGCTGTCCGCAACATGGCCGTGGTGTGTCTGGGAACATGCACTCTGCACAGCAAGGAGCTGGCCAAAGCTCACATGGTCCTGCTGCTCCAG ATTGCCCAGCTGGATGAGGTAAAGATCCGTATCAGTGCTCTGCGGGCCATCATCgacctgttgctgctgttcggcttccagctgctctctgaAGCAGCTGCCACTCAGACGGCCCTGCCCTGGCAGtctcctgacagacaggaagaggacgCACCCGCGGTGGCCGAGGACAAGGCGGAGGACACCGCGCAGAGTATCCTTGTGATGCTCTCAGAGTTTCTGGACAGTGAG GTGTCTGACCTGCGTACAGAAACAGCAGAAGGCCTGGCCAAGCTCATGTACACCGGCCGCATCTCCAGTGCTAAGATGTTGTCCCGTCTGGTGTTGCTGTGGTACAATCCTGTCACTGAGGACGACACCCGCCTGCGACACTGCCTCGGCGTCTTCTTCCAACTCTACGCCCGCGAGAGCAG GCTCCACCAGGAGGTTGTGGAGGAGAGTTTCCTTCCAACAGTTCGGACTCTGATGAATGCCCCGGCCACCTCTCCTCTTGCTGAGGTGGATATTAACAACGTGGTGGAGCTGCTTGTGGAGCTGACTCGACCAAGTGCACTTATTAAACCCTCAACCAACACAGAG GAGGTGTGTGTCCATGACTACTTGGCGGTGCGCATGTGTGGGGAGATGCTGAAGGACCCTACAGCCCCTGAGGTTCGTCTCTACGCCAAGACTCTAAGTAACCTGGAGCTCAGCAGAGACGAGACCGTCAGGAAAGACCTGCAgacgctgctgcagcagcttgtaCAG GTGGTGAAGGATCGTGTGTGTCTCCGAGCTCTGGAAAAGATGTTAAATCAGCTTGTGGACTCTAGAGAACAGGCCGAGCTCCTCATTGCCAGTGCACTTCAACCAGTGGATGTTAATGCAGATG AGGCTGCAACAGAAGACCCATCTAAATCTGccaagagaggaaaaagaggtaATGCAG gTCAGAGGAAAGTCTGCACGGCTAAAGGAGGCAGAAAGACGAGCAGGAGGGCTGAGTCGTCAGAGGAGAG TGATGGAGAAAATGTTCCAGAGTCAGTTTCCCTGATGCGTCCGTCACGGAGAGCCAAAACCGCAGCTCTGGAGAAAACAAAGCTGGATCTCAACACCCTCATCAACCAGGAGGCCAATGTTTCATAG
- the ncapg gene encoding condensin complex subunit 3 isoform X2: MTADNEMEIKEAFQRAQKGHNNKAKLVASLKSRYNKLEDKTLFHEEFVHYLKYAMIVYKREPTVENVIEFVARFATSFQSPPKTEEEQQQQQEDEEEDEEDEEDHPFLSFIFNFLLESHKASSHAVRFRVCQLINKLLGSMAENAQIDDDLFDHIHQAMLIRVTDKFPNVRIQAALAMTRLQQPKDPECPTINAYLLILDNDSNAEVRRAVLSCIAMSPQTLPKILKRTRDIKENVRKLAYQVLAEKVHIKALTIAQRVILLQQGLHDSSEAVREVVCDRLLPAWLLRLDGNVIDLLHKLDVENCAKTALDTLKAIFNGKPTEELLQDRVQLDNRKLIPVDSLTCENVLYWRALCEFINAKGDEGDEILEQVLADAATYADYLHGYLRVVPVLSEEQRADFNHLELVMTKEFVAQQLIHLIGCLDTNEEGGRKRVLAVLQEMLAHPQTPSSLVSLLTEKLLTLMSDDHRRIQTVAEIISDVREPIMEASQPVDKNASRRQQVQLAEVKVRIMEAKQTLEDCITAQEFSRAAELKDSITELENNRNQILQEIAEINQPADKEIRSEKNDPETLLRCLTMCAELLKQMTIKTPIGPTISALMSSLVLPSIANAHPAVRNMAVVCLGTCTLHSKELAKAHMVLLLQIAQLDEVKIRISALRAIIDLLLLFGFQLLSEAAATQTALPWQSPDRQEEDAPAVAEDKAEDTAQSILVMLSEFLDSEVSDLRTETAEGLAKLMYTGRISSAKMLSRLVLLWYNPVTEDDTRLRHCLGVFFQLYARESRLHQEVVEESFLPTVRTLMNAPATSPLAEVDINNVVELLVELTRPSALIKPSTNTEEVCVHDYLAVRMCGEMLKDPTAPEVRLYAKTLSNLELSRDETVRKDLQTLLQQLVQVVKDRVCLRALEKMLNQLVDSREQAELLIASALQPVDVNADEAATEDPSKSAKRGKRGQRKVCTAKGGRKTSRRAESSEESDGENVPESVSLMRPSRRAKTAALEKTKLDLNTLINQEANVS; encoded by the exons ATGACGGCAGACAATGAAATGGAGATTAAAGAGGCGTTTCAACGCGCTCAGAAAGGCCACAACAACAAGGCCAAGCTGGTGGCCAGTCTGAAGAGCCGGTACAACAAG CTTGAGGATAAGACCCTGTTCCATGAGGAGTTTGTCCACTACTTGAAGTATGCCATGATCGTTTACAAGCGTGAACCTACAGTTGAAAATGTCATAGAGTTTGTCGCAAGGTTCGCCACAAGTTTCCAGTCTCCACctaaaacagaggaggagcagcagcagcagcaggaggatgaggaggaagatgaagaagatgaggaggatcATCCATTTCTGAGTTTCATCTTCAACTTCCTGTTAGAG TCTCATAAAGCCAGCAGCCATGCTGTGCGTTTCCGCGTGTGCCAGCTGATCAACAAGTTGCTGGGCAGTATGGCAGAGAATGCCCAGATTGACGATGACCTCTTCGATCACATCCACCAAGCAATGCTGATCCGCGTCACCGACAAGTTCCCCAACGTGAGGATTCAGGCTGCTTTGGCCATGACGCGTCTGCAGCAGCCAAAAGATCCTGAATGCCCCACCATcaatg CATATCTGTTGATTCTGGACAATGATAGTAACGCTGAAGTACGACGTGCTGTCCTGTCCTGCATTGCGATGTCCCCACAGACCCTCCCCAAAATACTCAAACGTACCCGGGACATCAAAGAGAACGTCCGCAAGCTAGCCTACCAG GTTCTAGCTGAAAAGGTTCACATCAAAGCTTTGACCATCGCACAGAGAGTTATTCTTCTGCAGCAGGGTCTCCATGACTCCTCAG AAGCGGTGAGGGAAGTGGTTTGTGATCGTCTACTGCCGGCCTGGCTGCTTCGGCTCGATGGTAACGTCATCGACCTCCTGCACAAGCTGGATGTGGAGAACTGCGCCAAAACAGCTCTGGACACACTGAAAGCCATCTTCAATGGCAAACCTACTGAGGAACTGCTTCAGGACCGAGTACAGCTCGACAACAG gaAGCTGATCCCAGTGGACTCTCTGACCTGTGAGAATGTGCTCTACTGGAGAGCTCTGTGTGAATTCATCAATGCCAAAGGAGATGAAGGTGATGAAATACTGGAGCAAGTGTTAGCAGACGCTGCCACTTACGCCGACTACCTCCATGG ATATCTGAGGGTGGTGCCCGTGCTGTCGGAGGAGCAGAGGGCCGACTTCAATCACCTGGAGCTGGTCATGACCAAAGAGTTCGTCGCTCAGCAGCTCATCCATCTCATCGGGTGTCTGGACACAAACGAGGAGGGCGGCAG GAAGCGTGTGTTGGCTGTTCTGCAGGAGATGTTGGCTCATCCACAGACCCCCTCCTCTCTGGTCTCCCTACTCACTGAGAAACTCCTCACCCTCATGTCTGATGACCACAGACGCATACAAACT GTGGCAGAAATCATCTCTGATGTGAGGGAGCCCATCATGGAGGCCAGTCAACCAGTGGATAAGAATGCGAGCCGCCGGCAGCAGGTCCAG CTGGCAGAGGTGAAGGTGCGTATCATGGAGGCCAAACAAACCCTGGAGGACTGTATCACTGCCCAGGAGTTCAGCCGCGCTGCAGAGCTGAAAGACTCCATCACAGAGCTGGAGAACAACAGGAACCAGATCCTCCAGGAAATCGCAGAGATCAACCAGCCGGCTGACAAAGAGATCCGCTCTGAGAAG aaTGATCCAGAGACTCTTCTGAGATGTTTAACGATGTGTGCTGAGCTGCTGAAGCAGATGACCATCAAGACTCCGATTGGTCCAACCATAAGTGCCTTAATGTCCTCACTG GTCCTGCCCAGTATAGCAAATGCTCACCCTGCTGTCCGCAACATGGCCGTGGTGTGTCTGGGAACATGCACTCTGCACAGCAAGGAGCTGGCCAAAGCTCACATGGTCCTGCTGCTCCAG ATTGCCCAGCTGGATGAGGTAAAGATCCGTATCAGTGCTCTGCGGGCCATCATCgacctgttgctgctgttcggcttccagctgctctctgaAGCAGCTGCCACTCAGACGGCCCTGCCCTGGCAGtctcctgacagacaggaagaggacgCACCCGCGGTGGCCGAGGACAAGGCGGAGGACACCGCGCAGAGTATCCTTGTGATGCTCTCAGAGTTTCTGGACAGTGAG GTGTCTGACCTGCGTACAGAAACAGCAGAAGGCCTGGCCAAGCTCATGTACACCGGCCGCATCTCCAGTGCTAAGATGTTGTCCCGTCTGGTGTTGCTGTGGTACAATCCTGTCACTGAGGACGACACCCGCCTGCGACACTGCCTCGGCGTCTTCTTCCAACTCTACGCCCGCGAGAGCAG GCTCCACCAGGAGGTTGTGGAGGAGAGTTTCCTTCCAACAGTTCGGACTCTGATGAATGCCCCGGCCACCTCTCCTCTTGCTGAGGTGGATATTAACAACGTGGTGGAGCTGCTTGTGGAGCTGACTCGACCAAGTGCACTTATTAAACCCTCAACCAACACAGAG GAGGTGTGTGTCCATGACTACTTGGCGGTGCGCATGTGTGGGGAGATGCTGAAGGACCCTACAGCCCCTGAGGTTCGTCTCTACGCCAAGACTCTAAGTAACCTGGAGCTCAGCAGAGACGAGACCGTCAGGAAAGACCTGCAgacgctgctgcagcagcttgtaCAG GTGGTGAAGGATCGTGTGTGTCTCCGAGCTCTGGAAAAGATGTTAAATCAGCTTGTGGACTCTAGAGAACAGGCCGAGCTCCTCATTGCCAGTGCACTTCAACCAGTGGATGTTAATGCAGATG AGGCTGCAACAGAAGACCCATCTAAATCTGccaagagaggaaaaagag gTCAGAGGAAAGTCTGCACGGCTAAAGGAGGCAGAAAGACGAGCAGGAGGGCTGAGTCGTCAGAGGAGAG TGATGGAGAAAATGTTCCAGAGTCAGTTTCCCTGATGCGTCCGTCACGGAGAGCCAAAACCGCAGCTCTGGAGAAAACAAAGCTGGATCTCAACACCCTCATCAACCAGGAGGCCAATGTTTCATAG